The DNA sequence tctgTAAATTCAAGTTGAGTGCAGTTGTTCATGCATTAGTAGCCCCCTATCTTAAGCTGTATTGTCGTTTATTAGCAGTTTCAGCTACACTCAACATCGTAAACTAAACTTTGATAGCCACACGGCCATGCAACTGAGGGAAAAGGTACATTTTTGGTCAAATAAGATCTGATGTCTCCACAAGAAAACATCATGTAACGTAATCGCTGCTGAGGGAATATTTACAGATCAATGGCTACCGTAACATAGCAATCAAATAATTCGACTATTGATCATCTACAACATTAACGTAAAGAATgactgcacaaaaaaaaaaaatatatatatatataaacagaaGAATGAGTGCGATGCACGCGTAGGAGAGCAGTTGTTAGTATTTAAGGTTGAGTCAAGAATCAAagcatcatgatcttgaattcgtcGAAGCTGAGCACGCCATCGCCATTGAGGTCAAAGGTTTGAATCATCCTGGCGCACTCCTCGACGGACCTCGACTCGCCGAGGCGTTTGAGCATTCGACGGAGGCTCGAGGGGGTGATGCACCCCTGCCCTTCCGTTGCATACATCCCGAAGGCATCCCTCAggttcctccccttctcctcctccccctccgcctCCACCAGCTTCACAAAATCCTCCATTCCCAGCAACCCATCGCCGTCGGAGTCGCTCGACTCCACCGCGGACCGGGCGTCCTCAGGTGATATCTCCTCCCCTGCGGCCCTCATGCATTTGTGCAGCTCGGCGGGGGAGATCTTTCCGTCGCCGTTCTCGTCCAAGTAGTTGAAGACTCGTTCCAGCTCGGTAGGCGGTCTGGCTCCTTCCGACAACGTCAGGGTGTGACGAGGTGGCTCATAGATTTCCGCTTCTGCTGCTGCGCCATTGTCGTGCTGCTTATTGGGTGACAGCATGCACCAAAGTCTACAAAGGACTGGGCGATTCTTACTGCTGCTTTTGTTTGGATGTGCGGAGGTGGAAGAGATGGTCGAAGTAGCTGCTGCAGCGGCCTCCTCCGTTGGATTGACGAGAATCAACTGTGACATCACTTGATACGATTGCTTTACAAGTCGGAAGGGGAACTTATCTTTGATGATCTATCACTGTGGATGGTAGAGATGGGATAAGAAAGCTGTATCAACACTAGTAGCTGTTGGTTTTCGATCTCGTGGGATTGGCTGACATGCATCTCTACTTGGGATATCAGTGACTATAAATAGAGGGAGGGGGACAAGTATTTTATTGTTGGTGTCGGCGGGTTGGGAAAGAGCGAGAGGCAGCTAAATCATTCACGGTGGGGGAAGCTTCTCGGAGAGGAGCAGTGGAGGAAGATGAAGACGATGACGGCAGACGGAGGTAGAGATATCATCGCAAGTACCTCATCGACTATTTCTAGAGAGATAAGACAAAACAACGCGTTGACTAATTGACACGGGAGGGACGTCGGGCGGCGGTGCGTCGCGTGAGAAGCGCGGCATAATATCTACACAAAATACACACAAAAAGGTCAGTCAAACCCACGCAACCGTCGAAACGGCCGTGGGAAGGAAAAGGTGAAGAAACGGCCGCCCACAGATGGGAAGCGAGGAGGGCCCCACCTTGCTGCCCACAGAGGTAAGTGTTTGCGTCAATTTGGTGGGAATGATGCGTCCCAAATGAATATTATCCCATCATGACGATTGCTTCAGAGCCTGATTTGGATATCAGAAGGGGATTTGCTGGGCCTTTCTCTCACCAGACACCGCTGGTCGTCAACGTTCCTATCTGTAAACTGAAATGAAAAGGAAATATATCTTTAATACTCATACATGTCTACGAGAGAAAAAATTTATACAAtacaactacaacaaatattttgAGCGTCTACTCATTTATAACATTTTATTTAGAAGATAATTTGATTCATATACTTTGGATGTTGAATGTTATTTTGAATATCAGTTAGTCTGAAAGTGATTATTACACATATTTATGTTTGGTATTTATTATTGATGTCTACGGAAATCATCTTGATTTGATTCAATTGCAAAGGAATAATTtcaatattatgtttggaatgaaGTATTTAACTATCTAGAAAGGAGTGAATTAGTGTTTGTGTATATtttaaaactttaatattttaatctaacTAAAGACATAGGTATATGAAATTTAGTTTAAATAAGTAAATAGGCATaagtaagaaagaaaaataaattagctCGGTCGTCGTTATCATCATCCACTTTCAATCCTTCTTTTCTAATACTTAGAACATGCTTCCAATAAGTGAAGATTAGTaatcttttataattttcttctttttaagacttagaaataaatcttacacttcaaATACTCTCCTCTCTCAATAAAGAATAACTCTTACAATACAAGAAATAACTTCTCATATGATAAACTTCAAACTTAAAGCTCAAAAATCCTTCAAAATAATTAACTCACAAACCTAGTGAGTTATTTATAGAGAACCCAAGCACCTCCAAGTCATCTAAGTGCATCAAGAAAAAGTATCCTAATAGAGAGGGATACTAGTGGTACTACTATCCCTCTCTATTATCAACTGCACTATCCGCACACAGGCAATGTCATCGATTGAGTTGGACGGCACCACTACTACGACTAAGTAGTACCACCCTTTAAAGGCACAATATAGCTGACGGACTAGGTCACTTTGACCCAATTTAGTCCTAAACTTAACATCACTTAGATTTAGCCTAATTGAAACCCAAATGCACCCAAATTTGACTTGAAATTAGGTTAGACATATCAATCACTCTTCTGACACATCGTCAAAACTTTCGATATGTTATCCGGTTCTACCATATTGTCTAAACTTTTAGTATTTTGTTTGATCCTTTGATCAATTAGTCTATCCTCCTATATGTCAATTTCACCTAGATATTCAATATCCTAAGAGTCACAAGAGGTGAGGTGGGACTTTAAGACCACCGTCATGCTATTTGAGGATGGAAGGTTAGCAAGCTGCTACCTCCAGGAAACTCTCATCCCCTTACTGGCTAAGGAGGTATAGATAATACCCTCTTAGGTAATGATTAAAGAGGTAACTAAGTAAGCCATAATGTGAGTTGTGTCCACTTTTATGGTCTCacatcaattttctttttttagcttACCGATGAATTGTCCTTGCATAATAAAACTACTATTTGATTAGCCAAGTCCATGACTTAAGTATCATCTCCTACCTGAACGAGGAGATGGTTGAGTTGTAGGTCTCttgttaaatcttgaattttgatgattaaatcaattgataaagttatgatctaatatatgtttgagtgacacaagactaaCCTCGATCTAGGAAAGGTaattcgattaaagcaggaagaatcaaacattagactggagtagaacatatcagaagattggacgtctggccAAAGGAATAGTTGACGTACCAGAAagacttcgtgtcatgagttcaggcattgggccgAAGAATTGGACATTGTACTAATGAGATCGGAAGTTGCAGGAGGTCAACATACTGATTTggcaatacaccaaaggagatgacgatgcaccgaaggattagACTAATCGTCGGATAAACTaataacataccggacaacataagattcatacTTATAATCATatgtgtctagattgagttagatctaattgagttgattttgggTGTAATtatactaacttaattatgggccaattaggcctgcATCAAGGCTAAATTGGGCTTACTGTTTGGCCTATTGAGTGACCTATAGCGATGGCACTACCAAGTCTGATGGTGGAACTGCTAGAATCTTAGTCTCCTAAGTActaattgggtggtggtaccacttagtgttagtgtcagactgggcgatggtaccgtccagtgttaaAGTGacaggtgatagtaccaccagtTGTTAATCtagtaggcgatggtatcgccagtacccaaaAATCGAGAATGAGATCGTTTTGactttaaatttgaatccatttggggtatataaatacctCAATATTTCCTACTTTACAAAGCAAGAAAAGAGAACGAAAACTTGGGGTTTAGAATGTGAAAACTATGTGGGAAAGTTGAGTCCCTCCTCCTTAAACTTAGAGGTTGTTCTAAAGGAGGTATATAAGGGATATCTTGTAAAAGATGGGTATAAATATTCTCTTCCgagtctgtcaaaaggagaaagagttataagagtagttgatcttcacctgttagaaagaagatcggtagtggaaggcgatggcctcgagtgaagagaaatctgGAGTGGACGCAggacacgacgaccgaaccactataaactccgtttgcatttctgtttattATTTActactattactttctaagttaattgcttagttcacttactctaaatCAAGTACATTTCTGATACaatttttta is a window from the Musa acuminata AAA Group cultivar baxijiao chromosome BXJ2-1, Cavendish_Baxijiao_AAA, whole genome shotgun sequence genome containing:
- the LOC104000196 gene encoding probable calcium-binding protein CML31 encodes the protein MSQLILVNPTEEAAAAATSTISSTSAHPNKSSSKNRPVLCRLWCMLSPNKQHDNGAAAEAEIYEPPRHTLTLSEGARPPTELERVFNYLDENGDGKISPAELHKCMRAAGEEISPEDARSAVESSDSDGDGLLGMEDFVKLVEAEGEEEKGRNLRDAFGMYATEGQGCITPSSLRRMLKRLGESRSVEECARMIQTFDLNGDGVLSFDEFKIMML